A genome region from Wielerella bovis includes the following:
- a CDS encoding DciA family protein codes for MQLEKIAEHDGQLKNLIACARYWKKLDSAVKQLIPHNLHPHFQVVCIENNDLVLHVSAPMAATRLKMLLPALLPRLQAIDTSIQAIRIKVRPKNQESKRTKNFHISQQALDYFEQTAKQLAHHPQLADAMQKLVEHNR; via the coding sequence ATGCAATTAGAAAAAATAGCTGAACACGATGGTCAACTCAAAAACTTAATTGCTTGCGCACGCTATTGGAAAAAATTGGATAGTGCGGTAAAGCAGTTAATACCACATAATCTACATCCCCATTTTCAGGTTGTTTGTATAGAAAATAATGACCTTGTTCTACATGTTAGCGCACCTATGGCAGCGACACGCTTGAAAATGTTACTACCAGCATTATTACCACGTTTGCAGGCAATCGATACAAGTATCCAAGCAATTCGGATAAAAGTTCGCCCCAAAAATCAAGAAAGTAAACGTACAAAAAACTTCCATATCAGTCAGCAAGCATTAGATTATTTTGAGCAAACTGCCAAGCAATTAGCACATCATCCTCAATTAGCTGATGCTATGCAAAAACTGGTAGAACACAATCGTTAA